One genomic segment of Ignavibacteriota bacterium includes these proteins:
- the meaB gene encoding methylmalonyl Co-A mutase-associated GTPase MeaB — protein sequence MKKDRTYKPDWTPKNAGEEFAVNVVKGLEINSNNSVTNFNSIKTKINSVDELFNGVINDDRNLLARCITLVESNSQKHHEKAEQILNKLLPYSEKSIRIGISGVPGAGKSTLIESLGLFLIERGHKVAVLTVDPSSSVSKGSILGDKTRMEKLSREKNCFIRPSPSAGNLGGVTRKTRETITVCEAAGFDIILIETVGVGQSEISVRSMVDFFLLVMIAGAGDELQGIKKGIIEISDALVFNKADGDNKQKSEIAKTEFATAIHYLQPFTKNWEVRVLTASALSEIGIPEIWEMIFKFVEITKSNNSFYEVRKKQSLDWMHSLVKESLINDFYNNQKVKKELKKVEEKLISGKLNATSAAELLLKNQN from the coding sequence ATGAAAAAAGACAGAACTTACAAACCAGATTGGACACCGAAAAATGCCGGAGAAGAATTTGCTGTAAATGTTGTAAAAGGTTTGGAAATTAATTCAAATAATTCCGTAACAAATTTTAATAGCATAAAAACAAAAATTAATTCGGTTGATGAATTATTCAATGGTGTAATTAACGATGATAGAAATCTTCTCGCAAGATGCATTACTTTGGTTGAAAGCAATTCACAAAAACATCATGAAAAAGCTGAGCAAATTTTAAATAAACTTCTTCCATATTCAGAGAAATCCATTAGGATTGGAATTTCCGGAGTGCCCGGTGCGGGCAAAAGTACTTTAATTGAATCTTTAGGTTTATTCTTAATTGAGCGTGGACACAAAGTTGCTGTTCTCACTGTTGATCCGAGCAGTTCGGTTTCAAAAGGAAGTATTCTTGGCGATAAAACAAGAATGGAAAAACTTTCGCGGGAGAAAAATTGTTTTATTCGTCCTTCACCTTCTGCGGGAAATTTAGGCGGAGTTACAAGAAAAACTCGCGAAACAATTACGGTTTGCGAAGCTGCCGGTTTTGATATAATATTAATTGAAACTGTCGGCGTTGGACAAAGTGAAATTTCGGTAAGATCCATGGTTGATTTTTTCTTGCTTGTAATGATTGCCGGAGCTGGTGATGAACTTCAAGGAATTAAAAAAGGAATAATTGAAATTTCCGATGCATTGGTTTTTAACAAAGCAGATGGCGACAATAAACAAAAATCAGAAATTGCTAAAACTGAATTTGCAACAGCAATTCATTATCTACAGCCTTTTACAAAAAATTGGGAAGTTAGGGTTTTAACAGCTTCTGCATTAAGCGAAATCGGTATTCCGGAAATTTGGGAAATGATTTTTAAATTTGTGGAAATTACAAAATCAAATAATTCTTTTTATGAGGTAAGAAAAAAACAATCACTAGATTGGATGCACTCGCTGGTTAAAGAAAGTTTGATTAATGATTTTTATAATAATCAAAAAGTTAAAAAGGAATTGAAAAAAGTTGAAGAAAAATTAATTTCCGGCAAACTAAATGCTACGTCTGCCGCCGAATTATTGCTCAAAAATCAAAATTAA
- a CDS encoding PQQ-binding-like beta-propeller repeat protein: MNLYRKFAFFYLIIIFITAQNYYSQVDTAWTKSFNYGTYNRGISVFETDDSSYLTLGYTSWSSSESILIKTDLIGNTKWVKKFNNSVYGKFDHMQASKDRNFYVVGNGFISTKLYKFDLEGNIKWSLLLNNFDGKDTLNIFPEDTLIYVSEIINDENNGVYLIGKYGDLEPKLWIASVNSEGKFNWAKIIQTTMWVDSYHLHFLKSSEGFFIAGNEQAGSNTLFFLLTDKFGNLLVEKSYRPDDVLSQSFNSISYVFNESQDSGYVLTGEQMGNLALIRTDLWGNVIWEKTYDRYTPAMQFGNKVITVPWGYVIIGGTGDNTNPKTFILKTDGEGNILWENICDNSYGQSIMSTNDNGYIACGTKAQKDIWLFKLKSTPLAVINGDKNWYDLDWDGKAFGQLDGASSTSPNGFQIVGYSWSINDSIVSTESIVNLELPTGSTEIKLKVTDEYGISAEKVFTVQVCSFKMETNGSISSSISTIGDSIFFATSTDDQIYCFDRNNNIKWSLMTGGDIQSTTTIGPDNNIYVGSSDTRLYNFDLEGNFLWDKPVGGIVTASPAITKNGNLYIGTSTNRLYSIKSEDGSIKWNYLTSGPINSSASVSKFGEIYFGSNDQYFYSLKSSGELNWKFKTNGEIHSSPALDAFGKIYFGSKDGYLYSLSNSGEVEWKYKTNGAIISSPVLDESGNIYFGSGDGYFYSLNSNGELLWKFNSQSPANGNPSIALNGDIIYGCDDGSIIALNKNGEMKWKFKANSAVQGASLITADGRVYVGSSDNNVYGFIDPKYQNISEGFYALQWPTFQKDFQRTGSLYDSETSIKLDENNSIINSFNLFQNYPNPFNPSTIIKFEIAQDAKVVFNIFSVTGEKIKTISEDLNSSGYYSVEWNGLNDKNEQVGSGIYIFQMNAFSANNTFSKSIKMLKLK, translated from the coding sequence ATGAATTTATATCGGAAATTTGCATTCTTTTATCTGATTATTATTTTTATTACTGCACAAAATTATTATTCACAAGTTGATACTGCTTGGACGAAAAGCTTTAATTACGGAACTTATAATCGTGGTATTAGTGTATTTGAAACTGATGATAGTAGTTATTTGACTTTAGGATATACATCTTGGTCATCTTCTGAATCCATATTGATTAAAACGGATTTAATAGGCAATACAAAGTGGGTTAAGAAATTTAATAATTCGGTATATGGTAAATTCGATCATATGCAAGCAAGTAAGGACAGAAATTTTTATGTAGTTGGGAATGGTTTCATTTCTACTAAACTATATAAATTTGACTTAGAAGGTAATATTAAATGGTCTTTGTTATTAAACAATTTTGATGGTAAAGATACATTAAATATTTTTCCGGAAGATACACTTATTTACGTATCAGAAATAATTAATGATGAAAATAACGGCGTATATCTAATAGGAAAATATGGAGATCTTGAGCCTAAATTATGGATAGCAAGTGTAAATTCGGAAGGAAAATTTAATTGGGCAAAAATTATTCAAACAACTATGTGGGTAGATTCATACCATCTTCATTTTTTAAAATCCAGTGAGGGTTTTTTTATTGCCGGCAATGAACAAGCTGGATCAAACACTTTGTTTTTTTTATTGACAGACAAATTTGGCAATTTGCTCGTGGAAAAATCATATAGACCGGATGATGTTTTATCTCAATCTTTCAATTCAATTAGTTATGTTTTTAATGAATCCCAAGATAGCGGTTATGTTTTAACCGGAGAACAAATGGGAAATTTAGCTTTAATCAGAACTGATTTATGGGGAAATGTTATTTGGGAAAAAACATATGATCGCTATACGCCAGCTATGCAATTTGGAAATAAAGTTATTACTGTACCTTGGGGATATGTCATTATAGGCGGTACTGGTGATAATACAAATCCTAAAACATTTATTTTGAAAACGGATGGTGAAGGGAATATTTTATGGGAAAATATATGTGATAATAGTTATGGTCAATCTATCATGTCAACTAATGATAATGGATATATTGCCTGTGGTACTAAGGCACAAAAAGATATTTGGCTTTTTAAATTAAAATCTACACCATTAGCCGTAATAAATGGGGATAAAAATTGGTATGATCTTGATTGGGATGGAAAAGCTTTTGGTCAATTAGATGGAGCCTCTAGTACTTCACCAAATGGATTTCAAATAGTTGGATATTCATGGTCGATAAACGATTCGATCGTTAGTACTGAAAGTATAGTTAACTTAGAACTTCCAACCGGGTCAACTGAAATCAAACTCAAAGTGACTGATGAATATGGAATTTCCGCAGAAAAAGTATTTACTGTTCAAGTTTGTTCTTTCAAAATGGAAACAAACGGATCAATATCTTCATCAATCAGCACAATTGGTGACAGTATATTTTTTGCAACATCTACCGATGACCAAATTTATTGTTTTGATAGAAACAATAATATTAAATGGTCACTTATGACCGGAGGAGACATTCAATCAACAACTACAATTGGCCCAGACAATAATATTTATGTCGGATCAAGTGATACAAGACTTTATAATTTTGATTTGGAAGGAAATTTTTTATGGGATAAACCAGTTGGCGGAATAGTTACAGCTTCACCAGCAATTACCAAAAACGGAAATCTATATATTGGTACAAGTACAAACCGATTATATTCAATAAAAAGTGAAGACGGTTCAATAAAATGGAATTATCTTACAAGCGGTCCAATTAATTCATCTGCATCAGTCTCCAAGTTTGGAGAAATATATTTTGGCAGCAACGATCAATATTTTTATTCCCTCAAATCTTCCGGTGAACTAAACTGGAAATTCAAAACAAATGGAGAAATTCATTCTTCACCAGCTTTAGATGCTTTTGGAAAAATTTATTTCGGAAGTAAAGATGGATATTTATATTCTCTCTCCAACTCTGGAGAAGTTGAATGGAAATATAAAACAAATGGTGCAATTATTTCCTCCCCAGTATTGGATGAAAGTGGAAATATTTATTTTGGATCTGGTGATGGATATTTTTATTCCTTAAATAGTAATGGTGAACTTTTATGGAAATTTAATTCGCAATCACCTGCTAATGGAAATCCGTCAATCGCTTTAAATGGTGATATTATATATGGCTGTGATGATGGAAGCATTATTGCATTAAATAAAAATGGGGAAATGAAATGGAAATTTAAAGCTAATTCCGCTGTTCAAGGTGCTTCTTTAATTACTGCCGACGGAAGAGTTTATGTTGGAAGTAGTGATAATAATGTTTATGGTTTTATTGATCCCAAATACCAAAATATTTCTGAAGGCTTTTATGCTTTGCAATGGCCAACTTTTCAAAAAGATTTTCAAAGAACCGGTTCACTTTATGATTCCGAAACTTCTATTAAATTAGATGAAAATAATTCAATAATTAATTCTTTCAATTTATTCCAAAACTATCCTAATCCATTTAATCCGTCAACAATTATAAAATTTGAAATTGCTCAAGACGCCAAAGTTGTTTTCAATATTTTTAGTGTTACAGGTGAAAAGATAAAAACTATATCAGAAGATTTAAATAGTTCAGGCTATTACTCAGTTGAATGGAACGGCTTAAATGATAAGAATGAGCAAGTAGGAAGCGGCATTTACATTTTTCAAATGAATGCCTTTAGTGCAAATAATACTTTTTCAAAAAGTATAAAAATGTTAAAGTTGAAGTAA
- the scpA gene encoding methylmalonyl-CoA mutase gives MYKPNFKDVNLNLSFDKKSYSDWKMEFENSLGKSTEELIFQTMEQIPLNPLFTKEDLKDFEHLNFLSGIPPFLRGPYSTMYVVRPWTIRQYAGFSTAEESNAFYRRNLAQGQKGLSVAFDLATHRGYDSDHPRVVGDVGKAGVAIDSVEDMKILFNSIPLDKMSVSMTMNGAVLPIMAFFIVAAEEQGVKPELLTGTIQNDILKEYMVRNTYIYPPEQSIKIIADIFEFTSQFMPKFNSISISGYHMQEAGATADLEMAYTLADGFEYVKTGIKAGLSVDTFAPRLSFFWALGMNYFMEIAKMRAARVLWATIIKQFNPKNPKSMSLRTHSQTSGWSLTEQDPYNNVVRTCVEAMAAALGHTQSLHTNSLDEAIALPTDFSARIARNTQLYLQHETGITNVIDPWGGSYLIEYLTDALIKKGWNHILEIESLGGMTKAIEAGIPKMRIEEASARRQARIDSGQETIVGVNKFRLDKEDPIEILEVDNTAVRLSQIKRLNQIKKSRNEEDVKNSLDSITKCAETKEGNLLDLAIKAARVRATLGEISDSIEKVSGRYKAVTRTISGVYSSEYKNDENEMFEKARKLTDEFAELEGRRPRILVAKIGQDGHDRGAKVVSTAYADMGFDVDVGPLFQTPEETAKQAVENDVHVVGMSSLAAGHKTLLPQLMEELKKLGREDIIVIIGGVIPQQDYEFLYENGASAIFGPGTKIPETGIKVMGIIKERFSS, from the coding sequence ATGTACAAGCCAAACTTTAAAGATGTAAATCTTAATTTAAGTTTTGATAAAAAATCATATTCCGACTGGAAAATGGAATTTGAAAATTCTTTAGGAAAATCAACTGAAGAATTAATTTTTCAAACGATGGAACAAATTCCGCTAAATCCACTTTTCACAAAAGAAGATTTAAAGGATTTTGAACATTTAAATTTTTTGTCGGGCATTCCTCCATTTCTTCGCGGACCATACAGCACAATGTACGTAGTTCGTCCATGGACAATTAGACAATATGCCGGATTTTCAACTGCGGAAGAAAGTAATGCATTTTATAGAAGAAATTTAGCGCAAGGTCAAAAAGGTCTTTCTGTTGCTTTCGATCTTGCAACACATCGCGGATATGATTCGGATCATCCTCGTGTTGTTGGCGATGTTGGCAAAGCCGGCGTTGCAATTGATTCCGTTGAAGATATGAAGATTTTATTCAACTCAATTCCGTTAGATAAAATGTCGGTTTCGATGACGATGAACGGAGCCGTTTTACCAATCATGGCATTTTTTATTGTTGCCGCTGAGGAACAAGGAGTTAAACCGGAATTATTAACCGGAACAATTCAAAATGATATTCTAAAAGAATACATGGTAAGAAATACTTACATTTATCCGCCGGAACAATCAATAAAAATAATTGCTGATATTTTTGAATTTACATCGCAATTTATGCCGAAGTTTAATTCAATAAGTATTTCCGGCTATCATATGCAAGAAGCCGGAGCAACTGCTGATTTAGAAATGGCTTACACTCTTGCAGATGGTTTTGAATATGTTAAAACCGGAATTAAAGCCGGATTATCCGTTGATACTTTTGCTCCACGCCTATCATTCTTTTGGGCATTGGGAATGAATTATTTTATGGAAATTGCAAAAATGCGCGCGGCAAGAGTTTTATGGGCAACTATTATAAAACAGTTTAATCCGAAAAATCCAAAATCAATGTCGCTAAGAACTCATTCGCAAACTTCCGGTTGGAGTTTAACCGAACAAGATCCGTATAATAATGTTGTGAGAACTTGTGTTGAAGCGATGGCTGCGGCATTGGGTCATACTCAATCTTTACACACAAATTCACTTGATGAAGCAATCGCACTTCCCACAGATTTTTCCGCAAGAATTGCACGTAATACGCAGCTTTATTTACAACATGAAACCGGAATTACAAATGTGATTGATCCTTGGGGCGGTTCATATTTGATTGAATATTTAACCGATGCACTTATTAAAAAAGGCTGGAATCATATTTTAGAAATTGAATCTCTTGGCGGAATGACAAAAGCTATTGAAGCCGGAATTCCAAAAATGCGGATTGAAGAAGCTTCTGCAAGAAGGCAAGCCAGAATTGATTCTGGACAAGAAACAATAGTTGGCGTAAATAAATTCAGACTCGATAAAGAAGATCCAATTGAAATTCTTGAAGTTGACAATACTGCTGTAAGACTTTCACAAATAAAAAGATTAAATCAAATTAAAAAATCTAGAAATGAAGAAGATGTAAAAAATTCTTTAGATTCAATTACAAAATGTGCCGAAACTAAAGAAGGAAATTTATTAGATTTAGCGATTAAAGCTGCCAGAGTTAGAGCAACGCTTGGAGAAATTTCTGATTCAATTGAAAAAGTTAGCGGGAGATATAAAGCTGTGACAAGAACAATTTCCGGAGTTTATAGCAGTGAATATAAGAATGATGAAAATGAAATGTTTGAAAAAGCAAGAAAGTTGACTGATGAATTTGCTGAATTAGAAGGACGCCGACCGCGAATTTTAGTTGCAAAAATTGGACAAGACGGACATGATCGCGGAGCAAAAGTTGTTTCAACGGCTTATGCCGATATGGGATTTGATGTTGATGTTGGTCCGCTTTTCCAAACTCCCGAAGAAACTGCAAAACAAGCCGTAGAAAATGATGTTCATGTAGTTGGAATGAGTTCGTTAGCTGCGGGACACAAAACTCTTCTACCGCAATTAATGGAAGAATTAAAAAAATTAGGAAGAGAAGATATAATTGTAATTATTGGAGGTGTAATTCCCCAGCAAGATTATGAATTTCTATACGAAAATGGAGCTTCCGCAATTTTTGGTCCCGGAACAAAAATTCCAGAAACCGGAATTAAAGTAATGGGAATTATCAAGGAAAGATTTAGCAGTTAA
- a CDS encoding acyl-CoA mutase large subunit family protein yields MSDEIKLISKLDLSKEFHSPTFEEWKTNVEQELKGASYDKKMFTKTYEGIELKPIYTNEDLQKLNFVDSLPGYENFVRGKNKSGYFEKSWKVNQEINIADAEEYNLALIDALKNGQNCINISLDSATKLGIDADYSEEKNVGDSGLSISAIKSVERLFKNIDVTKFSFSIHTGIILLPFLSLIKSYFDLKNIDVKLLKGAISADPIYEFVQTGKLNYDENFIFNSMKLSIDWAEKNSPNLKVIGINTLPFANSGANSVQEISIALSVLTYYTNKLIELGLTPEVIFNKVQFTFGISTNYFMEISKFRAIRILLNNFVNAYGIDSSKFEFEINAKNTTFYHTGLDPYVNLLRTTTQTFSAILGGVDGITSSPFDKTSRTPDNFSRRIARNTQTVLREESHLDQVIDPAGGSYFIESLTEEIAKNAWEYFKKIENEGGILESLKNNFIQNEIEKVYEERSKDINKRKAVIVGTNMYANINEKPLEKIVIDKSEFHKKRSEYLKKFRLNGTNEKHDIVMKKLNSISNNPEIELINIMSEAYLHGATIGEITSALTSSNKNEIRINPLKQKRASEDFENIRELSRNYKIKNGFLPNVFLANMGTIKDYKARADFSKGFFEIGGFEVFDPPGYTDIENLINDVLDSGTLIVTICSTDDKYPELVPQITKAIKSKNENIQIILAGYPKEQIEQHKKSGVDDFIFLGADAMKILTSLYNKIGGQI; encoded by the coding sequence ATGTCTGATGAAATTAAGTTAATTTCTAAATTAGATTTATCAAAAGAATTCCATTCGCCAACTTTTGAAGAATGGAAAACAAATGTGGAGCAAGAATTAAAAGGCGCTTCTTACGATAAAAAAATGTTTACAAAAACTTATGAAGGGATTGAGCTAAAGCCAATTTACACAAACGAAGATTTACAAAAGCTGAATTTTGTTGATTCACTTCCGGGATATGAAAATTTTGTTCGCGGAAAAAATAAATCCGGTTACTTTGAAAAAAGTTGGAAAGTAAATCAAGAAATTAATATTGCAGATGCCGAAGAATATAATTTAGCTTTAATTGATGCACTAAAAAATGGTCAAAATTGTATTAACATAAGTTTGGATTCTGCAACTAAATTAGGAATTGATGCTGATTATTCTGAAGAAAAAAATGTTGGAGATTCCGGATTATCAATTTCTGCAATTAAAAGTGTTGAAAGATTATTTAAAAATATTGATGTTACAAAATTTTCATTTTCAATTCACACTGGAATAATTTTATTACCGTTTCTTTCATTAATAAAATCATATTTCGATTTGAAAAATATTGATGTAAAATTATTAAAAGGTGCAATTTCCGCCGATCCAATTTATGAATTTGTTCAAACCGGAAAATTAAATTACGACGAAAATTTTATTTTCAACTCTATGAAATTATCAATTGATTGGGCAGAAAAAAATTCTCCAAATTTAAAAGTTATTGGAATTAATACTTTACCATTTGCAAATAGCGGAGCAAATTCGGTTCAAGAAATTTCAATCGCTTTATCAGTTCTAACTTATTACACAAATAAATTAATTGAATTGGGTTTAACTCCGGAAGTGATTTTTAACAAAGTACAATTCACATTTGGCATAAGTACAAATTATTTTATGGAAATTAGCAAATTTCGTGCAATCAGAATTTTGTTAAATAATTTCGTAAATGCTTATGGAATTGACTCTTCCAAATTTGAATTTGAGATAAACGCAAAGAACACAACTTTTTATCATACTGGATTGGATCCTTATGTTAATTTACTGCGAACAACAACTCAAACTTTTAGCGCAATTTTAGGCGGTGTTGATGGAATAACTTCTTCGCCGTTTGATAAAACAAGCAGAACTCCGGATAATTTTTCACGAAGAATTGCAAGAAATACGCAAACAGTTTTACGTGAAGAATCACATTTGGATCAAGTTATTGATCCGGCTGGCGGCTCTTATTTTATTGAAAGTTTGACCGAAGAAATTGCAAAAAATGCTTGGGAATATTTTAAGAAAATTGAAAATGAAGGTGGAATTTTAGAATCGTTAAAAAATAATTTCATTCAAAATGAAATTGAAAAAGTTTACGAAGAAAGAAGTAAAGATATTAACAAACGCAAAGCTGTAATTGTTGGAACGAATATGTATGCGAATATTAATGAAAAACCATTGGAGAAAATTGTAATTGATAAATCTGAATTTCATAAAAAGAGATCTGAATATTTAAAGAAATTTAGACTAAACGGAACGAATGAAAAACATGATATTGTGATGAAAAAGCTAAATTCAATTTCCAACAATCCCGAGATTGAGCTCATAAATATTATGTCGGAAGCATATTTACACGGCGCAACAATCGGAGAAATTACAAGCGCTTTAACTTCATCGAACAAAAATGAAATAAGAATAAATCCATTGAAGCAAAAAAGAGCTTCCGAAGATTTTGAAAATATTAGAGAATTAAGCAGAAATTATAAAATTAAAAACGGATTTTTGCCGAATGTATTTTTGGCAAACATGGGCACAATTAAAGATTATAAAGCCCGTGCTGATTTTTCAAAAGGATTTTTTGAAATTGGCGGTTTTGAAGTTTTTGATCCGCCCGGTTATACTGATATAGAAAATTTAATAAACGATGTTTTAGATTCCGGAACATTGATTGTTACAATTTGCTCTACTGATGATAAATATCCGGAATTGGTTCCGCAAATTACGAAAGCAATAAAATCTAAAAATGAAAATATTCAAATAATTTTGGCTGGTTATCCGAAAGAGCAAATTGAGCAGCATAAAAAATCCGGTGTTGATGATTTTATTTTTCTTGGAGCTGATGCAATGAAAATTCTCACTTCCCTCTATAACAAAATTGGAGGGCAAATATAA
- a CDS encoding chemotaxis protein CheB — protein MNIAIFDISATLRAKIKNSLISHKKVSNLYMFGSIESLGKLPFFSNVEIIIITAESVKTNITIFTKLTSDRKFLSNIILLYNHENQSTLDLLKSVKNLTACYVPTLNKNGDLLLRDLQLKLFPIIDKIINSSKTEPAEKNIEKKIIVPIVDNYCAVFIGVSMGGPKALRTLLPELLENIELPIIIVQHMMAKFSHVFVETLSALTEKKILLAENNMLIENNTVYIAPGGIHIEIAKNRNNELIIIHNDSKPEQSCKPSINFLFRSAAAICKEKSIAIILTGMGKDGTDGILKLSEHHAYTIAQDEKSCDVWGMPQSAIQTGCITQVLPLNKIAKHVADLLS, from the coding sequence TTGAACATTGCAATATTTGATATTTCAGCTACTTTAAGAGCAAAAATAAAAAATTCACTTATTTCTCATAAAAAAGTTTCTAATCTTTATATGTTCGGTAGCATAGAAAGTTTAGGAAAATTGCCATTCTTTTCAAATGTTGAAATAATTATAATAACCGCGGAATCGGTAAAAACCAATATAACAATTTTTACAAAATTAACCAGTGATCGAAAATTTTTATCAAATATAATACTGCTTTACAATCATGAAAATCAATCAACTTTAGATTTATTAAAATCTGTTAAAAATTTAACAGCATGTTATGTTCCCACTTTAAATAAAAATGGTGATTTACTTTTAAGAGATTTGCAATTAAAATTATTTCCAATTATTGATAAAATTATAAACTCTTCAAAAACAGAGCCGGCTGAAAAAAATATTGAAAAGAAAATAATTGTTCCAATTGTTGATAATTATTGTGCTGTTTTTATTGGCGTTTCAATGGGCGGACCAAAAGCTTTAAGAACTTTGTTGCCGGAATTATTAGAAAATATTGAACTTCCAATTATAATTGTACAGCACATGATGGCGAAATTTTCTCATGTTTTTGTTGAGACCTTAAGTGCTTTAACAGAAAAAAAAATTCTATTAGCGGAAAATAATATGCTAATCGAGAACAATACGGTATATATTGCTCCCGGCGGAATTCATATTGAAATTGCGAAAAATAGAAATAATGAATTAATAATTATACATAATGATTCTAAGCCCGAGCAAAGTTGTAAGCCTTCAATTAATTTTCTTTTTAGATCGGCTGCAGCAATTTGTAAAGAAAAATCAATTGCAATAATTCTTACCGGAATGGGAAAAGACGGAACTGACGGAATATTAAAATTATCGGAACATCATGCTTACACAATTGCTCAAGATGAAAAAAGCTGCGATGTTTGGGGAATGCCGCAAAGTGCAATTCAGACTGGGTGTATAACTCAAGTATTGCCGTTAAATAAAATTGCAAAACATGTTGCTGATCTTTTATCCTAA
- a CDS encoding transporter substrate-binding domain-containing protein, giving the protein MKLRRTIKKITFASFLIFSLFLNSCENEKQINTHLIKEIKNRGKLVAITGYNNYSYFIYKGKTLGFEYELLKKFADKLGVEVEIKLQNNIDEMFANLEKNNGDLIAYNLTITQERKKNFNFTNHINTTHQVLIQRKPKKWRRLSIDRINDSLVKTPYELENKTVYVRNGSAYINRLKNLAEENGININVVIANDTLSTEDLIDQVANRKIDFTIADENIANLNKEFYSILDIDTKISLPQRIAWAVNKNSNELLEEFNKWIDDFKKTMEFQVIYERYYEHKSYYKNRRQSKFLLKEGGVISQYDHLIKKYAKNINWDWRLLASLIYQESKFVNEDTSWAGAIGLMQILPETGASYGVDDLLDPEKNIQVGAKYLKWLDDYWAKKIKNKDERVKFVLASYNLGYGHINDALKLAKKYGADSTKWDMNVESYLKKKSSEKFYNDEVVRNGYCKCDETINFVKEIMKRYERYTQFLK; this is encoded by the coding sequence ATGAAACTGCGGCGTACAATAAAAAAAATAACATTTGCATCATTTCTAATATTTTCACTTTTCTTAAATTCCTGCGAAAATGAAAAACAAATTAATACCCACTTAATTAAAGAAATAAAAAACCGTGGAAAATTAGTAGCAATTACCGGCTATAATAATTACAGTTATTTTATTTACAAAGGCAAAACACTGGGTTTTGAATATGAATTATTGAAAAAATTTGCAGATAAATTAGGTGTTGAAGTTGAAATAAAACTTCAAAACAATATTGATGAAATGTTTGCAAATCTTGAAAAAAATAACGGAGATTTAATTGCGTACAATTTAACAATTACACAAGAGCGGAAAAAGAATTTTAATTTTACAAATCACATAAATACTACACATCAAGTTTTAATACAAAGAAAGCCAAAAAAATGGCGAAGATTAAGCATTGACCGAATAAATGATTCATTGGTTAAAACTCCCTATGAGCTCGAAAATAAAACTGTTTATGTAAGAAACGGAAGTGCATATATTAATCGATTAAAAAATTTAGCAGAGGAAAACGGAATTAATATAAATGTTGTTATTGCTAATGATACACTTTCTACTGAAGATTTAATTGATCAAGTAGCAAATAGGAAAATTGATTTCACAATTGCCGATGAAAATATCGCAAATCTTAATAAAGAATTTTATTCAATTTTAGATATTGATACAAAAATCTCACTTCCGCAAAGAATTGCTTGGGCGGTAAATAAAAATTCTAATGAATTATTGGAAGAATTCAATAAATGGATTGATGACTTTAAAAAAACAATGGAGTTTCAAGTAATTTATGAAAGATATTATGAACATAAATCATATTATAAAAATAGAAGGCAAAGTAAATTTCTTTTAAAAGAAGGCGGAGTAATTTCTCAATACGATCATTTAATAAAAAAATATGCAAAGAATATAAATTGGGATTGGCGATTATTAGCTTCATTAATTTACCAAGAATCAAAATTTGTAAACGAAGATACATCGTGGGCTGGAGCAATTGGCTTAATGCAAATATTACCGGAAACCGGTGCTTCGTATGGAGTTGATGATTTATTGGATCCGGAAAAAAATATTCAAGTCGGTGCAAAATACTTAAAATGGCTTGATGATTATTGGGCAAAAAAAATAAAAAATAAAGATGAGCGGGTTAAATTTGTTCTTGCTTCATACAATTTAGGTTACGGACATATAAACGATGCTTTGAAATTAGCAAAAAAATACGGAGCAGATTCTACTAAATGGGACATGAATGTTGAATCGTATCTTAAGAAAAAATCATCGGAAAAATTTTACAATGATGAAGTTGTAAGAAATGGTTATTGCAAATGTGATGAAACAATAAATTTTGTAAAAGAAATTATGAAGCGTTACGAGCGGTACACACAATTTTTAAAATAG